In Trichocoleus sp. FACHB-46, the following proteins share a genomic window:
- the miaA gene encoding tRNA (adenosine(37)-N6)-dimethylallyltransferase MiaA, which translates to MVGMDQKAIQAPSLVVICGPTASGKSGLAIALAQRLESAAILSADSRQVYREFDIGTAKPTIAEQQQIPHYLIDICAPTETLTLADYQEQAQGLIAQFHRSLPIPFLVGGTGLYIRSVVQGLIIPRVPPQPELRLQLQALGQRQIYSFLQQVDPASAARIHANDQVRTLRALEVFYTTGRPISAQQGENPPSYPILQIGLDAEGDRLTRRIEQRTDQMLAAGFVDEVATLCNKYGPDLPLLNTLGYQEIKQYLAGDISLSAARDLTVLHTRQFAKRQRTWFHADPAITWFDSDAPDLVEQVWQQLQQFWERSETAIAAP; encoded by the coding sequence ATGGTAGGGATGGATCAAAAGGCGATACAGGCACCTAGTTTAGTTGTGATTTGTGGCCCTACTGCCTCAGGTAAATCGGGGCTGGCGATCGCCCTAGCCCAACGCCTAGAATCCGCAGCCATCCTCAGTGCTGACTCCCGCCAAGTCTACCGGGAATTCGACATTGGCACCGCCAAACCCACCATAGCTGAGCAACAACAAATTCCCCACTATTTAATAGACATTTGTGCCCCAACTGAAACCTTAACCCTGGCAGACTACCAGGAACAGGCCCAGGGCTTGATTGCTCAGTTTCACAGATCTCTTCCTATCCCTTTTCTTGTCGGTGGCACCGGACTCTACATTCGCTCGGTGGTGCAAGGGTTAATTATTCCTCGCGTACCGCCGCAACCAGAATTGCGATTGCAGCTTCAAGCGTTGGGTCAGCGCCAGATCTACAGCTTCTTACAGCAAGTTGATCCTGCTTCAGCAGCCCGAATTCACGCCAATGACCAAGTGCGGACTTTGCGGGCGCTAGAAGTGTTCTACACCACAGGCCGACCCATATCCGCCCAACAGGGTGAAAATCCGCCCAGTTATCCGATCTTGCAGATTGGGCTAGATGCCGAGGGCGATCGCCTGACTCGACGGATTGAGCAGCGTACTGATCAAATGCTCGCCGCTGGCTTTGTTGATGAGGTGGCAACCTTGTGCAATAAATACGGCCCTGACCTACCTTTGCTCAATACTCTGGGCTACCAAGAGATCAAGCAGTATTTGGCAGGAGATATCTCACTTTCAGCAGCGCGAGATTTAACGGTGTTGCATACTCGACAGTTTGCCAAGCGCCAACGCACTTGGTTTCACGCTGACCCCGCCATTACCTGGTTCGATTCTGATGCCCCTGATTTAGTAGAACAGGTTTGGCAACAATTGCAGCAATTCTGGGAGAGATCAGAAACCGCGATCGCTGCTCCATAG
- a CDS encoding DUF1294 domain-containing protein: MTWKDDRGFGFIQASDSDKQVFLHITALKDPSHRPQVGDVIYYQLSVEQNGKARASHASIQGVAPKQSPPSSVSTTKVKTTPKLTRWSSSLALQMFLLSLLPGLGSIHFMLKTANPIPLILYPLMSGITFALYADDKSRAQQGRWRIPEKTLHLCELMGGWLGAFIAQRKLRHKSIKVSYQSTFCAITAVHLCFWLYWFFGESLVNLYLSSSFSK; encoded by the coding sequence GTGACATGGAAGGATGATCGTGGCTTTGGCTTCATCCAAGCAAGTGATAGTGACAAGCAGGTTTTCCTACATATCACTGCCTTGAAAGACCCCAGCCACCGACCTCAAGTAGGGGATGTCATTTACTATCAGCTCAGCGTTGAGCAAAACGGAAAAGCCCGTGCTTCACATGCTTCTATTCAAGGAGTAGCGCCCAAGCAATCACCCCCTTCCTCAGTTTCTACGACAAAGGTAAAGACGACACCAAAGCTAACTCGCTGGTCTTCGTCCCTGGCCTTACAGATGTTCCTGTTATCTTTGCTACCTGGACTGGGATCGATTCACTTCATGCTGAAAACCGCTAACCCAATCCCGCTAATTCTTTACCCACTCATGAGTGGAATTACCTTTGCTCTATATGCCGATGACAAATCTCGTGCCCAACAAGGGCGATGGCGAATACCGGAAAAGACTTTACACCTGTGTGAATTGATGGGCGGATGGTTGGGAGCATTCATTGCTCAGCGGAAGTTGCGTCACAAAAGTATTAAAGTTTCCTATCAATCTACCTTTTGTGCCATCACTGCGGTTCATCTATGTTTCTGGTTATACTGGTTTTTTGGTGAATCATTAGTCAATCTGTATTTAAGTAGTAGTTTCAGTAAATAG
- a CDS encoding carbonic anhydrase, producing MKKLIKGLREFQAGYFSQHQDLFEQLAHGQKPRVLFIACSDSRIDPNLITQAQLGELFVIRNAGNLIPPFGAANGGEGAAVEYAIHALGIEQVIVCGHSHCGAMKGLLKLSSLEEEMPLVYEWLKHAEATRRLLREHYSDREGEELLESAIAENVITQLENLKTYPVIHSKLHEGKLALHGWVYSIETGEVLSYDPEEHEFLPPHSKISSRTWPNFAVTESKPAPPEPKPSRNFPEDELSAYSWLPREQAHRIYRGSY from the coding sequence ATGAAGAAATTGATCAAAGGTCTGCGGGAGTTTCAGGCCGGATATTTCAGCCAACACCAAGACCTGTTTGAACAACTCGCGCATGGTCAGAAGCCGAGAGTGCTGTTTATCGCTTGCTCCGATTCCCGGATTGACCCCAACTTGATTACCCAAGCCCAGCTCGGGGAGCTGTTTGTTATCCGCAATGCAGGTAACTTAATTCCTCCCTTTGGGGCCGCGAATGGTGGAGAGGGCGCAGCCGTAGAATATGCAATTCACGCTTTGGGAATCGAGCAGGTCATTGTGTGTGGTCACTCGCACTGCGGAGCTATGAAAGGCTTACTCAAGCTCAGCAGCTTAGAAGAAGAGATGCCCCTGGTATACGAATGGCTCAAGCATGCCGAAGCCACTCGCCGTCTGCTCAGAGAGCATTACAGCGATCGCGAAGGGGAAGAACTTTTAGAATCGGCGATCGCGGAAAACGTGATTACTCAACTAGAAAACCTAAAAACCTATCCAGTAATCCACTCTAAACTCCACGAAGGCAAGCTGGCCCTCCACGGGTGGGTCTACAGCATCGAAACTGGAGAAGTCTTGTCTTACGATCCGGAGGAACACGAATTTCTGCCGCCTCACAGCAAAATCTCGTCGAGAACTTGGCCCAACTTTGCGGTTACCGAATCAAAGCCTGCGCCTCCAGAGCCCAAGCCTAGTCGTAATTTTCCAGAAGATGAATTGTCTGCTTATAGCTGGCTACCCCGCGAGCAAGCGCACCGGATTTATCGCGGCTCCTATTAA
- a CDS encoding UbiD family decarboxylase yields the protein MARDLRGFLKQLEQRGQLKRISALVDPDLEIAEISNRMLQQGGPALLFENVKGSPYSVAVNTMGTVERICWAMNMEQPEELEALGKKLSMLQQPKPPKKIAQAVEFGKVLFDVLRAKPGRDLFPPCQQVVLHEDELDLNQIPMIRPYCGDAGKIITLGLVITKDCETGTPNVGVYRLQLQSNKTMTVHWLSVRGGARHLRKAAERGKKLEVAIALGVDPLIIMAAATPIPVDLSEWLFAGLYGGSGVNLAKCKTVDLEVPADSEFVLEGTITPGEMLSDGPFGDHMGYYGGVEDSPLVRFHCVTQRKDPIYLTTFSGRPPKEEAMMAIALNRIYTPILRQQVSEIVDFFLPMEALSYKAAIISIDKAYPGQARRAALAFWSALPQFTYTKFVIVVDKSINIRDPRQVVWAITSKVDPVRDVFILPETPFDTLDFASEKIGLGGRMGIDATTKIPPETNHEWGAALESDPDTAAMVDRRWAEYGLANLQLGEVNPNLFGYDMR from the coding sequence ATGGCGCGAGACCTGCGGGGATTCTTAAAACAGTTAGAGCAGCGAGGGCAACTCAAACGCATTTCTGCCCTGGTTGACCCAGACCTAGAAATTGCTGAAATTTCTAATCGAATGTTGCAGCAAGGCGGGCCAGCCCTACTGTTCGAGAACGTCAAAGGTTCTCCCTATTCGGTCGCTGTCAACACGATGGGGACGGTGGAGCGCATCTGCTGGGCCATGAACATGGAGCAACCCGAAGAACTAGAGGCTTTGGGTAAAAAGCTCAGTATGTTGCAACAACCCAAGCCACCTAAGAAGATTGCACAAGCGGTGGAGTTCGGCAAAGTTCTATTTGATGTGTTGCGGGCCAAACCAGGGCGAGATTTGTTTCCGCCTTGTCAGCAAGTGGTGCTCCACGAAGATGAATTAGACCTCAACCAAATCCCAATGATTCGCCCCTATTGTGGGGATGCAGGCAAGATCATCACGCTGGGCTTGGTAATTACCAAAGACTGCGAAACTGGGACTCCCAATGTCGGCGTCTATCGGCTGCAACTGCAATCGAACAAAACGATGACGGTGCATTGGCTGTCGGTCCGGGGTGGGGCACGTCATTTACGCAAAGCGGCAGAGCGAGGCAAAAAGCTGGAAGTGGCGATCGCCCTAGGTGTCGATCCACTCATCATCATGGCAGCAGCTACGCCAATCCCAGTAGACCTGTCAGAATGGCTGTTTGCAGGGCTGTATGGCGGTTCTGGGGTGAATCTGGCGAAGTGTAAAACTGTGGACCTCGAAGTTCCGGCGGATTCTGAATTTGTCTTAGAAGGTACGATTACCCCCGGTGAAATGCTATCGGATGGGCCTTTTGGGGATCACATGGGTTATTACGGCGGGGTAGAAGATTCGCCTTTGGTTCGCTTCCACTGCGTCACCCAGCGCAAAGACCCGATCTACCTCACCACGTTTAGTGGTCGCCCCCCCAAAGAAGAAGCGATGATGGCGATCGCGCTGAACCGGATTTACACCCCGATTCTGCGACAACAAGTTTCTGAGATTGTCGATTTCTTCTTGCCGATGGAAGCTCTGAGCTACAAAGCGGCCATCATTTCCATTGACAAAGCTTATCCAGGTCAGGCGCGGCGGGCAGCGTTGGCGTTTTGGAGTGCGCTGCCTCAGTTCACCTACACCAAATTTGTGATTGTGGTGGATAAGAGCATCAATATTCGTGATCCGCGCCAAGTGGTCTGGGCGATTACTTCTAAAGTTGATCCGGTGCGGGATGTGTTTATTCTGCCGGAAACGCCTTTCGATACGCTCGATTTTGCTAGCGAAAAGATTGGGCTAGGCGGTCGGATGGGCATTGATGCCACAACCAAGATCCCACCCGAAACCAACCATGAATGGGGCGCGGCTTTGGAGTCTGACCCAGATACCGCAGCCATGGTCGATCGCCGTTGGGCAGAATATGGTCTCGCAAATTTGCAATTGGGCGAGGTGAATCCGAACTTGTTCGGTTACGATATGCGCTAG
- a CDS encoding RodZ domain-containing protein, with translation MNPLDPNQVEKLQAISTQLRQAREAQGITLEQVAAKTYIPLRLLRALDAGETDLLPEPVFIQGFIRRYGDLVGLDGTALAQTFPLEAAPPPPPEVSEPEPQTKLSGQSVLSKLEKLPRPTVLAGSAGLAIAVLILGAISLLNRPKPTTPNLPAQKPGQVQSQKLGQKPEQKPAALQSAKKATQPATAAKSPTTPRTAAPIEAAVNLTQESWVEVTVDGKRAFEGTLPQGTQKTWTAQKQFTLLAGNAGGVVLTMNRGPAQPLGKVGEVKQVTVTPNSLAEPTRL, from the coding sequence GTGAATCCTTTAGATCCAAATCAGGTTGAAAAGCTGCAAGCCATCAGCACCCAGTTGCGCCAAGCGCGTGAAGCCCAGGGGATTACCCTAGAACAAGTGGCGGCTAAAACTTATATCCCTTTGCGGCTGCTACGGGCATTAGATGCAGGTGAGACGGATCTGTTGCCCGAACCTGTGTTCATTCAAGGATTTATTCGTCGCTATGGCGATCTAGTCGGTTTAGATGGTACCGCTTTAGCTCAGACCTTTCCTTTAGAAGCCGCTCCCCCACCGCCACCAGAAGTTTCGGAACCAGAGCCTCAGACAAAACTATCTGGACAATCTGTGCTCTCTAAGCTGGAAAAGCTGCCCCGCCCCACAGTTTTGGCGGGGAGTGCGGGGTTAGCGATCGCAGTTCTAATCCTAGGTGCAATCTCGCTGCTGAACCGACCCAAACCCACGACACCCAATTTGCCAGCGCAGAAACCAGGACAAGTCCAAAGTCAAAAGCTAGGGCAAAAACCGGAGCAAAAACCAGCAGCCTTGCAGTCAGCCAAAAAAGCAACTCAACCTGCAACAGCAGCTAAGTCACCCACAACTCCGCGCACTGCTGCACCCATTGAGGCTGCTGTGAACCTAACCCAGGAATCTTGGGTGGAAGTGACTGTGGATGGCAAAAGAGCCTTCGAGGGCACTTTACCCCAAGGGACTCAGAAAACTTGGACTGCTCAAAAACAATTCACCTTGCTAGCGGGAAATGCTGGGGGAGTGGTCCTGACAATGAATCGCGGCCCCGCTCAGCCATTGGGCAAAGTGGGTGAAGTCAAGCAGGTAACGGTTACGCCTAATTCTCTAGCTGAACCGACACGGCTTTAA
- the hppD gene encoding 4-hydroxyphenylpyruvate dioxygenase: protein MKIDHVHFYVEDATASRDWFEQTLGFQSVAAIAQSDTLTEVVQHGSIYFVLSSPLSDTSPVAQFLQQHPPGVVDVAFLVQDLAEVMSRAIAQGAQVLEPMQQQQQTQGCLQWSQIAAWGSLRHTLLQRSGLTSLLPLGNELGNCEPVALTFTQIDHAVLNVGMSELEPAIAWYERVLGFQPQQQFAIQTEYSGLRSQVLVHPEGGAQLPINEPTSASSQIQEFLDLNRGPGIQHIALQTDDIVAAIAQLRQRELSLLSVPKTYYTQLQQRPGFDLAATDWQAITKQQILVDWQSEVSPALLLQTFTQPIFRQPTFFFELIERQIYSRNGQVQQAQGFGEGNFRALFEAVEREQLKRLS from the coding sequence ATGAAAATCGATCATGTCCATTTTTATGTGGAAGATGCTACAGCCTCACGGGACTGGTTTGAACAAACGTTAGGATTTCAATCTGTAGCTGCGATCGCTCAGTCAGACACCCTAACCGAAGTTGTACAGCATGGTTCGATTTACTTTGTGCTGTCTTCTCCCCTGAGTGACACTAGCCCCGTAGCTCAATTTTTACAGCAGCATCCTCCTGGTGTCGTGGATGTCGCCTTTCTGGTTCAGGATTTGGCGGAGGTCATGTCACGAGCGATCGCCCAGGGTGCTCAAGTGCTAGAACCTATGCAACAGCAGCAGCAAACACAAGGTTGTCTTCAGTGGAGCCAAATTGCGGCTTGGGGCAGTCTGAGACACACCTTGTTGCAGCGATCCGGTTTAACTTCGCTATTGCCGCTAGGAAACGAATTGGGAAACTGTGAGCCAGTCGCTTTAACTTTCACCCAAATTGATCACGCTGTTTTGAACGTTGGCATGAGTGAGCTAGAACCCGCGATCGCCTGGTATGAAAGAGTTTTAGGATTTCAGCCCCAACAGCAATTTGCCATTCAAACCGAGTACTCCGGGTTACGCAGCCAAGTATTGGTGCATCCAGAGGGGGGAGCCCAGCTGCCGATTAATGAACCCACCTCTGCCAGTTCACAAATTCAAGAGTTTCTCGACTTGAATCGTGGCCCTGGCATCCAACACATTGCTTTGCAAACGGATGATATTGTGGCCGCGATCGCTCAACTACGACAAAGGGAGCTATCCCTGCTGTCAGTGCCCAAAACTTACTATACCCAGCTCCAGCAGCGCCCCGGATTTGATCTAGCTGCCACGGATTGGCAAGCGATTACTAAGCAGCAAATTCTGGTGGATTGGCAATCGGAAGTCTCTCCAGCTCTACTGCTACAAACTTTTACCCAACCGATTTTTAGGCAACCCACTTTCTTTTTTGAGCTAATTGAGCGACAAATTTACAGCCGCAACGGCCAAGTACAACAAGCTCAGGGGTTTGGCGAAGGCAATTTTCGTGCCTTATTTGAAGCAGTAGAGCGAGAACAACTGAAACGCCTCTCTTAG
- a CDS encoding HAD family hydrolase — MLRLITDFDGPIMDVSDRYYLVYQYCLNQAKRSGQTVQTLSKAEFWRLKRSRVPEPQIGLRSGLDAAQSVEFARLRRTTIHTLPYLAYDSLIPGSVAALERIQQAGADIAIMTMRRTWELKYVFQRYDLERFFPADRCYCLSDNYIKNSDVKEKPLLMAQAIQELPPASETWMVGDTEADIVAAQTYGVKVIAVLSGIRDRAQLELYQPTLIVNNLSEAVEVMLDQFWQQTGQMNIA; from the coding sequence ATGCTAAGGCTCATTACCGACTTCGACGGTCCGATCATGGATGTTTCCGATCGGTACTACCTCGTTTATCAATATTGCTTAAATCAGGCAAAACGCTCTGGACAAACAGTTCAGACACTTTCCAAAGCAGAATTTTGGCGGCTCAAGCGATCGCGCGTCCCTGAACCACAAATTGGTTTACGCTCCGGGTTAGACGCAGCCCAATCCGTCGAGTTTGCTAGGTTGCGTCGTACCACCATTCACACCTTGCCCTACTTAGCTTATGACAGCTTGATCCCCGGTTCTGTCGCCGCCTTAGAGCGCATCCAACAAGCAGGCGCTGACATTGCCATCATGACCATGCGCCGCACTTGGGAGCTGAAGTATGTCTTTCAGCGCTACGACTTAGAGCGATTCTTTCCTGCTGATCGCTGCTACTGCCTCAGCGACAACTACATCAAGAACAGCGATGTCAAAGAAAAGCCACTACTCATGGCCCAAGCGATCCAGGAGTTACCCCCCGCTAGCGAAACCTGGATGGTCGGCGATACTGAAGCAGATATTGTGGCGGCTCAGACCTATGGAGTCAAGGTAATTGCTGTCCTGAGTGGTATCCGCGATCGCGCCCAGCTTGAGCTATATCAGCCCACCTTGATTGTCAACAACCTGAGTGAAGCTGTAGAAGTGATGCTTGATCAGTTTTGGCAACAAACGGGGCAAATGAACATTGCCTAA
- a CDS encoding CPP1-like family protein, protein MSDHNPYETLGLNESASFDEIQDARNRLVEEHASDRKRVEMIEASYDAILMDRLRMRQEGRIKVPDRIRFPEKITPAPPAVAPAPASKAPAWLQNLLVLDTPSRSDVLWPATLFAGLGALSLYAPGLALALGVGVSLYFLNRKEHKFFRVFLLTLVGSTLGIVIGLQLFPFLATPLAALSIDSNAFASWVTLLLLWLISSFLR, encoded by the coding sequence ATGAGTGATCACAATCCCTACGAAACGCTTGGGTTGAATGAGAGCGCTTCGTTTGATGAAATCCAAGATGCTCGCAATCGCCTAGTAGAAGAGCATGCTAGCGATCGCAAGCGAGTAGAAATGATTGAGGCATCCTATGATGCGATTTTGATGGATCGCCTACGGATGCGCCAAGAGGGTCGGATCAAGGTGCCCGATCGGATTCGGTTTCCTGAGAAGATTACGCCTGCTCCTCCTGCGGTAGCGCCTGCGCCTGCTTCCAAAGCGCCAGCTTGGTTACAGAATCTTCTAGTTTTAGATACTCCTAGCCGCTCGGATGTGCTCTGGCCTGCCACTTTGTTTGCGGGTTTGGGTGCGTTGAGTTTGTACGCTCCTGGTTTGGCTTTAGCTCTAGGTGTTGGGGTAAGTTTGTACTTTCTGAACCGCAAGGAGCACAAGTTTTTTCGGGTCTTCTTGCTGACGTTGGTTGGTTCTACTTTAGGGATTGTTATAGGTCTACAGCTATTTCCTTTCTTGGCAACGCCACTGGCTGCCCTCAGCATTGATAGCAATGCTTTTGCATCTTGGGTTACTTTGTTGCTGCTCTGGCTGATTAGTAGCTTTTTGCGTTAG